The proteins below come from a single Pseudomonadota bacterium genomic window:
- a CDS encoding DUF6338 family protein encodes MEAISKDLISLLQFLLPGFISAWVFYAFTSYPKPSQFERVVQALIFTVIIQAIIFLVKASLVWVGRFYALGAWNEASRLIWSVGCAIAFGLVFSYFANNDKFHALVRKLGITKETSYASEWFGAFLKNVTYVVLHFEDERRLYGWPIEWPSEPGNGHFLITEASWLDEEGKEIPITGVENVLVDAKQVKWVEFMKKTWEEKHEQEKF; translated from the coding sequence ATGGAAGCGATAAGTAAGGATCTTATTTCACTACTTCAGTTCCTCCTTCCGGGATTTATTTCCGCATGGGTGTTCTACGCCTTTACATCTTATCCCAAGCCTTCACAATTTGAACGAGTCGTCCAAGCCCTAATATTCACCGTCATTATTCAAGCCATAATCTTTCTTGTGAAAGCTTCTCTCGTATGGGTTGGTCGTTTCTATGCTCTCGGCGCTTGGAATGAAGCTTCACGCCTTATATGGTCAGTTGGCTGTGCAATCGCATTTGGTCTCGTTTTCTCCTATTTTGCCAACAACGACAAATTTCACGCGCTTGTTCGTAAATTGGGGATCACCAAAGAAACATCTTATGCCTCGGAATGGTTCGGCGCCTTCTTGAAGAACGTGACTTATGTCGTCCTCCACTTTGAAGACGAAAGGCGACTTTATGGCTGGCCTATTGAGTGGCCAAGCGAACCGGGGAATGGACATTTCCTGATTACAGAAGCGTCATGGCTGGATGAAGAGGGTAAGGAAATCCCAATCACCGGTGTGGAGAATGTGCTTGTAGATGCTAAGCAAGTGAAATGGGTCGAATTCATGAAAAAAACTTGGGAGGAAAAGCATGAGCAAGAAAAGTTCTAA
- a CDS encoding abortive infection family protein: MDTQDVIHWLQEGEEWAAADLLAQCDFNYYYIDSGFAISGGPDIDIVGLDIQAPRRILDRLSEELHEHSDLVEKAVRTVAEAQHCYIRDIIWVAKVGTIPSPSDSEIEYTLQNLDSEHIRSAWNKALSRRATDPDGAITSAKTLVEAVCKHILNALSVQYPPNQDIISLYHLVAERLNISPSQHIDKNLKRILGSCQAVVTGIAFLRNHLGDAHSKEPGGAVPTRAEAELAVNLAGAMATFLVKTWEDHKGTERGVGADR, from the coding sequence ATGGACACCCAAGACGTAATTCATTGGTTACAAGAAGGCGAAGAATGGGCCGCGGCCGATCTTCTCGCCCAATGTGACTTCAACTACTACTACATTGATTCTGGATTCGCCATTAGCGGCGGTCCCGATATTGATATTGTTGGCCTCGACATTCAGGCTCCAAGACGTATCCTCGATAGGCTTTCTGAAGAACTACATGAACACTCTGATCTTGTGGAAAAGGCCGTTAGGACAGTCGCCGAGGCGCAGCATTGCTACATCCGAGACATAATTTGGGTAGCGAAGGTTGGCACCATTCCTTCTCCATCAGATTCTGAAATCGAGTATACCCTCCAAAACCTTGATTCTGAACACATACGTTCTGCCTGGAACAAAGCCCTTTCCCGTAGAGCCACTGACCCTGACGGTGCCATCACGTCAGCAAAAACCTTGGTGGAGGCCGTCTGCAAGCACATTCTGAATGCTCTGTCGGTGCAATACCCTCCTAACCAGGATATCATTTCGCTTTACCACTTGGTTGCTGAACGCTTGAATATCTCGCCAAGCCAGCACATCGATAAGAACCTTAAGCGAATACTGGGCAGCTGTCAGGCTGTTGTTACCGGCATTGCATTTCTGCGGAATCATTTGGGTGACGCACATTCAAAGGAACCTGGTGGGGCTGTACCGACCAGGGCCGAGGCTGAACTGGCCGTCAACCTGGCGGGGGCCATGGCAACTTTTCTGGTTAAAACATGGGAAGACCACAAAGGCACCGAACGAGGCGTTGGAGCCGATCGCTAA
- a CDS encoding BrnT family toxin — MEFEWDEVKAGENLKKHKVGFDEGKTIFNDPFLLTFPDIDSSETEERYVNIGLSFSDRVLVLIHTERHGKIRIISCRKAKARERRHYEEG; from the coding sequence ATGGAATTTGAATGGGATGAAGTCAAAGCAGGAGAAAACCTTAAGAAACATAAAGTGGGCTTTGACGAAGGCAAAACGATCTTCAATGACCCTTTTCTGCTTACCTTTCCAGACATTGACAGTTCTGAGACGGAGGAGCGTTATGTCAACATCGGTCTGTCCTTTAGTGATCGGGTTTTGGTTTTGATTCATACGGAAAGACATGGTAAAATACGTATAATTAGTTGCCGTAAAGCAAAGGCACGCGAAAGGAGACATTATGAAGAAGGCTGA
- a CDS encoding NADH-quinone oxidoreductase subunit N, producing the protein MMLLLPELSIFFFSVICLFFSVSKKKSGIVPFAKLLPFLVLIVTVLSITNNGELFSGAYRIDLFSQIFKIIIGLGLCLVVLMLGKNTEIEEAYLPEYYMFFGFSTLGLMMLTSSVELISIVISLEISSYSLYVIVPLRKGQTRIQIEASMKYLFFGAISTGIMIFGMSYIYGMTHSTFLSDIVAVFPQFMTKPIGILALILTLTGFFFKLSLFPFHFWAPDIYEGASNSTTTFIATIPKVAATALLIRITMLASPGPVQFVNILMVLAAFSMTLGNLVGLVQKDIKRLLAYSGIAHAGYLMLGILSLSKEGSASAMFYITIYVFMNLACFYVLILLSQKGENVTVNDLAGLSRRSPLLALLLAVAAFSLAGIPPTGGFTGKFFLLTSAFRSGHLTIVIIGAVNTVISIFYYLNLVRMGYSKEAATTVPINLSLSEKMLCYLLMFVILYMGIMPFGLLELFKIAL; encoded by the coding sequence ATGATGTTGTTACTGCCTGAATTGAGCATCTTTTTCTTTTCTGTTATCTGCCTTTTCTTTTCCGTAAGTAAAAAGAAAAGCGGCATTGTTCCGTTTGCAAAGCTATTGCCTTTTCTCGTACTTATTGTGACGGTTCTAAGCATTACAAACAACGGGGAACTTTTTTCGGGCGCATACAGGATTGACCTTTTTTCGCAGATATTCAAGATTATCATAGGCTTGGGACTCTGTCTGGTGGTGTTGATGCTCGGCAAGAATACGGAGATAGAAGAAGCGTACTTGCCGGAGTACTATATGTTCTTCGGTTTTTCGACACTTGGGCTTATGATGCTTACAAGCTCCGTGGAGCTTATTTCTATTGTCATATCTCTTGAAATCTCCTCTTACAGCTTATATGTAATCGTGCCATTGAGGAAGGGACAGACGAGGATTCAGATAGAGGCATCCATGAAGTACCTCTTTTTTGGCGCCATTTCTACCGGCATTATGATCTTCGGGATGAGTTACATCTACGGGATGACCCATTCAACATTCCTTTCTGATATTGTTGCCGTCTTTCCGCAGTTTATGACCAAACCGATAGGGATTTTGGCGCTGATTCTGACCCTCACAGGATTCTTTTTTAAACTCTCCCTTTTTCCGTTTCACTTTTGGGCTCCTGATATATATGAGGGCGCATCGAACAGCACGACAACGTTCATTGCCACTATCCCGAAGGTTGCAGCCACAGCCCTGTTGATAAGGATTACAATGCTTGCATCGCCGGGGCCGGTTCAATTCGTCAATATATTGATGGTCCTCGCCGCCTTCTCCATGACCTTAGGAAATCTTGTCGGTCTTGTTCAGAAGGATATAAAGAGGCTTCTTGCCTATTCGGGGATCGCCCATGCAGGTTACCTCATGCTGGGTATATTGTCGCTGAGCAAGGAAGGAAGTGCATCTGCAATGTTCTACATCACGATATACGTGTTCATGAATCTTGCATGCTTTTATGTGCTTATACTGCTCTCGCAAAAAGGCGAGAATGTTACCGTTAACGACCTTGCAGGGCTTTCAAGGAGGTCGCCTCTTCTTGCGCTTCTATTGGCTGTTGCTGCATTTTCCCTTGCAGGTATCCCGCCCACAGGTGGTTTTACCGGTAAGTTTTTTCTTTTGACCAGCGCCTTCAGGTCTGGCCACCTTACTATCGTCATTATAGGTGCGGTAAATACTGTCATATCAATATTCTATTACCTCAACCTTGTCCGCATGGGTTACTCAAAAGAGGCCGCAACAACAGTGCCGATTAACCTTTCCCTGTCTGAAAAGATGCTCTGCTATCTCCTCATGTTCGTTATCCTCTATATGGGTATCATGCCCTTTGGCCTGCTCGAACTCTTCAAAATCGCACTATAG
- a CDS encoding NADH-quinone oxidoreductase subunit M: MEQYLLMNQLNFPILSATIFLPLIGAILVLLMNNEKVIKITAFASGIVTFLVSIFLYANFNPETHLFQFGEFISWIPIYNINYILGVDGITIFLILLTTLFTPICVLCSWTAIKDRVKEFMFCILVMETAMIGVFCSLDFILFYIFWEAMLIPMYLLIAVWGGPKKDYASIKFFIYTLFGSVFLLVAIIAIYLANGTFNIPEAMFRDYSFSFQVWVFLAFAIAFAIKVPMFPFHTWLPAAHTEAPTAGSVFLASVLLKMGAYGFMRFCLPIVPKASLYFAPYMVALSIIGIIYGGFVCLSQTDMKKLIAYSSVAHMGFVTLGIFSFTLFGFEGALLQMLNHGITTGALFLCVGIIYERTHSREIMDNAGLGKIMPIYVGFFGFFSISAFAFPGTNNFVGEIYVLIGTFVQSKLAGFLAVVGAVLAAAYMLRLLKQIIWGREDQGFIKDMNAREVVYLLPLMLFVLWVGLFPRPYVYVMEKTLTHLFNQLQAILH; encoded by the coding sequence ATGGAACAATATCTTTTGATGAATCAACTTAATTTTCCTATTCTTTCAGCGACCATCTTTCTCCCCTTAATCGGTGCGATCCTGGTCCTCCTCATGAATAATGAAAAAGTAATTAAAATTACTGCGTTTGCTTCAGGCATCGTTACTTTTCTCGTGTCGATTTTCCTTTACGCCAACTTCAACCCTGAAACACACCTCTTTCAGTTCGGAGAATTCATATCCTGGATACCCATCTATAATATTAATTATATCCTCGGAGTAGATGGCATCACCATCTTTCTGATACTTTTAACCACTCTCTTCACGCCCATTTGTGTGCTCTGTTCCTGGACAGCTATCAAAGACCGGGTAAAAGAGTTCATGTTCTGTATACTCGTTATGGAGACGGCAATGATCGGGGTATTCTGCTCCCTCGATTTTATCCTCTTCTATATCTTCTGGGAGGCCATGCTTATCCCCATGTACCTGCTTATTGCGGTCTGGGGAGGGCCGAAAAAGGATTATGCCTCTATTAAGTTCTTCATATACACACTTTTCGGGAGCGTTTTCCTTCTGGTTGCCATTATTGCGATTTATCTTGCAAACGGAACCTTTAATATACCTGAGGCAATGTTCAGGGATTACAGCTTTTCCTTCCAGGTCTGGGTGTTCCTTGCCTTTGCCATTGCCTTTGCCATTAAGGTACCCATGTTTCCCTTTCACACATGGTTGCCGGCTGCACACACTGAGGCTCCGACAGCAGGAAGCGTTTTCCTTGCAAGCGTGCTCTTAAAGATGGGTGCATACGGTTTTATGAGGTTTTGTCTTCCCATTGTACCCAAGGCGAGTCTCTATTTTGCACCGTATATGGTAGCGCTTTCCATAATCGGGATCATTTATGGCGGCTTTGTATGCCTGAGTCAGACCGATATGAAGAAGCTTATTGCCTATTCGAGCGTTGCCCACATGGGTTTTGTGACCCTTGGTATATTCTCTTTTACGTTATTTGGTTTTGAAGGCGCACTCCTCCAGATGCTCAACCATGGCATCACAACGGGGGCGCTCTTTCTCTGTGTCGGCATAATCTACGAGAGGACACACAGCCGTGAAATTATGGATAATGCAGGGCTTGGCAAAATAATGCCGATTTATGTAGGGTTTTTCGGATTCTTTTCCATATCCGCGTTTGCCTTTCCCGGCACGAATAATTTTGTCGGGGAAATCTATGTCCTTATCGGAACATTTGTGCAATCGAAGCTGGCAGGGTTTCTTGCCGTTGTGGGGGCGGTGCTTGCAGCAGCTTACATGCTGAGATTACTGAAACAGATTATATGGGGCAGGGAAGATCAGGGTTTTATCAAAGACATGAATGCGAGAGAGGTTGTATACCTGCTTCCCCTTATGCTCTTTGTTTTATGGGTTGGTCTTTTCCCGCGGCCTTACGTGTACGTTATGGAAAAGACGTTGACGCACCTTTTTAACCAGCTTCAAGCAATTTTGCATTAA
- a CDS encoding Na(+)/H(+) antiporter subunit D codes for MDRWLHPAVFYFIGSLLLPFIKHEKAKRFFILLIPVLSIIDVALMQEGVYGSFRFLNTTLIFGRVDKLSLVFAWVFVIMAFLGALYALHVKEDGHHIAGSFYVGSSLGAIFAGDYLTLFIFWEIMAFSSVFLIWYRKKQKSTDAGYRYLLVHVFGGLLFFTGMMLYYFKTGNLLFDRVSQGGAGLEEYLILAGFSLNAAVIPLHAWLPDAYPEATVEGAVFMCAFTTKTAVYVLARGFPGFEVLAILGTAMTVYGVFYAVIENDMRRVLAYHIVSQVGYMVAGVGIGTELALNGACAHAFAHILYKALLFMGAGAVLYMTGTAKLSKLGGLYKYMPLTMIFYIVGAISISGFPLFSGFVSKSMIVASAHEQGRIILVLLMNLAGIGTFLSVGLKVTYFAFFGKEEAPIKAAEPPKNMLWAMGLTSALCFIIGVYPKALYDLLPFSVEYHPYTMPHLSEMLQILSFTGLVFFLLVKKLAPEDKMNLDVDWFYRKGGTIFMWVDNKAISPVDTFWGELYRTCGLRALFKNADISYGFDRKVIDGVVDGSALGVRGFGGVVKKLQTGKIQAYMGFAVLFIVLIVWLLIRGM; via the coding sequence ATGGATAGGTGGCTGCATCCTGCTGTCTTTTATTTTATAGGGAGCCTGCTCCTGCCTTTTATCAAGCACGAAAAGGCAAAGCGCTTCTTTATCCTGCTCATCCCTGTCCTCTCGATCATTGACGTTGCCCTGATGCAGGAGGGTGTTTATGGCAGCTTCCGGTTTTTAAACACAACGCTGATCTTCGGCAGGGTGGATAAGCTGTCCCTTGTCTTTGCCTGGGTTTTTGTGATTATGGCATTTCTGGGCGCCCTTTATGCACTCCATGTCAAAGAAGATGGTCACCACATTGCAGGCAGTTTTTATGTGGGCAGCTCCCTCGGTGCGATCTTCGCAGGGGATTACCTGACCTTATTCATCTTCTGGGAGATAATGGCCTTTTCCTCCGTATTCCTTATCTGGTACCGCAAAAAGCAAAAATCCACAGATGCAGGCTACCGCTACCTGCTCGTCCACGTGTTCGGCGGCCTTTTGTTTTTCACTGGCATGATGCTCTACTATTTCAAGACAGGCAATCTCTTGTTTGACAGGGTATCGCAGGGCGGTGCCGGTCTTGAAGAATACCTGATACTGGCGGGCTTTTCGCTCAATGCTGCAGTAATACCGCTGCATGCCTGGCTGCCCGACGCATATCCTGAGGCAACCGTTGAAGGCGCGGTGTTCATGTGCGCCTTTACCACAAAGACTGCGGTATATGTGCTCGCGAGGGGTTTCCCCGGTTTCGAGGTCCTTGCGATACTCGGCACTGCCATGACAGTCTATGGCGTCTTTTACGCTGTCATTGAGAACGATATGAGAAGGGTGCTCGCGTACCATATCGTCAGTCAGGTGGGCTACATGGTAGCAGGGGTAGGCATAGGCACGGAACTTGCCCTAAACGGGGCATGCGCGCACGCCTTTGCGCATATCCTGTACAAGGCTCTCCTGTTTATGGGCGCAGGCGCCGTGCTCTATATGACGGGCACAGCTAAACTGTCGAAACTTGGCGGTCTTTATAAATATATGCCGCTCACGATGATCTTCTACATTGTGGGCGCTATTTCCATCTCCGGCTTCCCGCTGTTTTCCGGTTTTGTGAGCAAATCGATGATCGTTGCCTCGGCGCATGAACAGGGCAGGATTATCTTGGTGCTGCTTATGAACCTTGCCGGCATAGGTACATTCCTGTCTGTGGGTCTGAAGGTCACATATTTTGCATTCTTCGGCAAAGAAGAAGCGCCGATAAAAGCAGCCGAACCTCCGAAAAACATGCTCTGGGCTATGGGCCTCACGTCCGCCCTATGCTTTATTATAGGCGTATATCCCAAGGCGCTTTACGACCTGCTGCCGTTCAGTGTTGAGTATCATCCCTATACTATGCCCCATCTTTCCGAGATGCTCCAGATACTCTCCTTTACCGGCCTTGTCTTCTTTCTACTTGTAAAGAAGCTGGCGCCTGAGGATAAGATGAACCTTGATGTAGACTGGTTTTACCGTAAAGGCGGGACAATTTTCATGTGGGTCGACAATAAGGCGATAAGTCCGGTGGATACATTCTGGGGTGAGCTATACAGGACATGCGGACTGCGGGCGCTTTTCAAAAATGCGGACATATCCTACGGTTTTGACAGAAAGGTAATCGACGGCGTGGTTGACGGAAGCGCCCTTGGCGTCAGGGGGTTCGGCGGGGTCGTAAAAAAATTGCAGACAGGGAAGATACAGGCGTACATGGGATTTGCCGTATTGTTCATCGTCCTGATTGTGTGGCTACTAATACGAGGTATGTGA